In Lotus japonicus ecotype B-129 chromosome 5, LjGifu_v1.2, one genomic interval encodes:
- the LOC130719545 gene encoding uncharacterized protein LOC130719545, which yields MMTKGLEIAAISKMIDLESAGFDGLASAKLVEEKEKEIGKMKATLKLLDKSNKANEKKAADLALELEKMKKTSNENNASIQALNEENEKMKADCAQLTAVHNQVLEENAQMKTEIAELKISVLDQLEAGFSKAITQVTFLNPDLAINLVGTDPYARIVDGKLISPDNADEEGAAF from the exons ATGATGACAAAAGGCTTGGAGATTGCTGCTATCTCCAAGATGATTGACCTTGAATCCGCAGGATTCGATGGTCTCGCTTCAGCCAAGCTTGTtgaggagaaagaaaaagaaattgggaAGATGAAGGCTACACTCAAATTGCTGGACAAGTCGAACAAAGCTAATGAAAAGAAAGCCGCGGATTTGGCTTTAGAgttggaaaaaatgaaaaagactTCTAATGAAAACAATGCTTCCATCCAAGCAttgaatgaagaaaatgaaaaaatgaagGCTGACTGCGCCCAACTGACTGCTGTGCACAATCAAGTGCTTGAAGAGAATGCTCAGATGAAAACGGAAATCGCTGAATTGAAGATTTCCGTCCTGGATCAACTTGAAGCTGGCTTTTCTAAAGCAATAACTCAAGTCACTTTCCTTAATCCTGACTTGGCGATCAACTTGGTGGGTACAGACCCTTATGCTCGCATTGTAGATGGTAAATTGATCAGCCCAGATAACGCGGATGAGGAAGGAgcag CATTCTAA